A part of Capsicum annuum cultivar UCD-10X-F1 chromosome 6, UCD10Xv1.1, whole genome shotgun sequence genomic DNA contains:
- the LOC107873422 gene encoding L-ascorbate peroxidase 1, cytosolic (The RefSeq protein has 3 substitutions compared to this genomic sequence) has product MGKSYPTVSAEYLKAVDKCKRKLRALIAEKNCAPIMLRLAWHSAGTYDVCSKTGGPFGTMRFRAEQAHGANNGIDIAIRLLEPIREQFPTLSYADFHQLAGVVAVEVTGGPDVPFHPGREDKPEPPVEGRLPDATKGSDHLRDVFVKQMGLSDKDIVALSGGHTLGRCHKERSGFEGPWTTNPLIFDNSYFKELLSGEKEGLLQLPSDKALLSDPAFRPLVEKYAADEDAFFADYAEAHLKLSELGFAEA; this is encoded by the exons ATGGGTAAGTCCTATCCCACTGTGAGCGCTGAGTACCTCAAGGCTGTTGACAAATGTAAAAGGAAACTCAGAGCTCTAATTGCCGAGAAGAATTGTGCTCCTATTATGCTCCGTCTCGC GTGGCACTCTGCTGGTACCTATGATGTGTGCTCCAAAACTGGAGGTCCTTTTGGTACCATGAGGTTCAGAGCTGAGCAAGCACATGGTGCAAACAATGGTATTGACATTGCTATCAGACTCTTGGAGCCCATTAGGGAGCAGTTTCCCACACTCTCCTATGCTGATTTCCATCAA TTAGCTGGTGTTGTTGCTGTTGAAGTTACTGGAGGACCTGATGTTCCCTTTCACCCTGGCAGAGAG GACAAGCCAGAACCACCTGTTGAAGGTCGCTTGCCTGATGCCACCAAGG GCTCTAACCACTTAAGGGACGTGTTTGTGAAACAAATGGGTCTTTCTGACAAGGATATTGTTGCACTCTCTGGTGCCCATACCTTG GGAAGGTGCCACAAGGAGCGTTCTGGTTTTGAGGGAGCTTGGACCACCAATCCCCTCATATTTGACAACTCATACTTTAA GGAACTTCTGAGTGGGGAAAAAGAAGGGCTTTTACAGTTGCCATCAGACAAGGCTCTCCTCTCCGACCCTGCTTTCCGCCCCCTTGTTGAGAAATATGCTGCG GATGAAGATGCCTTCTTTGCTGACTATGCTGAGGCTCACTTGAAGCTCTCTGAATTGGG ATTCGCTGAAGCTTAA
- the LOC107873422 gene encoding L-ascorbate peroxidase 1, cytosolic isoform X1 — protein sequence MGKSYPTVSAEYLKAVDKCKRKLRALIAEKNCAPIMLRLAWHSAGTYDVCSKTGGPFGTMRFRAEQAHGANNGIDIAIRLLEPIREQFPTLSYADFHQLAGVVAVEVTGGPDVPFHPGREDKPEPPVEGRLPDATKGSNHLRDVFVKQMGLSDKDIVALSGAHTLGRCHKERSGFEGAWTTNPLIFDNSYFKELLSGEKEGLLQLPSDKALLSDPAFRPLVEKYAADEDAFFADYAEAHLKLSELGFAEA from the exons ATGGGTAAGTCCTATCCCACTGTGAGCGCTGAGTACCTCAAGGCTGTTGACAAATGTAAAAGGAAACTCAGAGCTCTAATTGCCGAGAAGAATTGTGCTCCTATTATGCTCCGTCTCGC GTGGCACTCTGCTGGTACCTATGATGTGTGCTCCAAAACTGGAGGTCCTTTTGGTACCATGAGGTTCAGAGCTGAGCAAGCACATGGTGCAAACAATGGTATTGACATTGCTATCAGACTCTTGGAGCCCATTAGGGAGCAGTTTCCCACACTCTCCTATGCTGATTTCCATCAA TTAGCTGGTGTTGTTGCTGTTGAAGTTACTGGAGGACCTGATGTTCCCTTTCACCCTGGCAGAGAG GACAAGCCAGAACCACCTGTTGAAGGTCGCTTGCCTGATGCCACCAAGG GCTCTAACCACTTAAGGGACGTGTTTGTGAAACAAATGGGTCTTTCTGACAAGGATATTGTTGCACTCTCTGGTGCCCATACCTTG GGAAGGTGCCACAAGGAGCGTTCTGGTTTTGAGGGAGCTTGGACCACCAATCCCCTCATATTTGACAACTCATACTTTAA GGAACTTCTGAGTGGGGAAAAAGAAGGGCTTTTACAGTTGCCATCAGACAAGGCTCTCCTCTCCGACCCTGCTTTCCGCCCCCTTGTTGAGAAATATGCTGCG GATGAAGATGCCTTCTTTGCTGACTATGCTGAGGCTCACTTGAAGCTCTCTGAATTGGG ATTCGCTGAAGCTTAA